A stretch of DNA from Candidatus Bathyarchaeia archaeon:
TCAATAATTATATTGCCATCCAAGACCTTATGAGGCAAGCATATAGCCTCCAAAGCCCTTTTAACACGTTCATCCACCTTGCCATCTATGCGGTAGGCAAAGTCCCCATCGCACCCCACTTTAGCCGTAGCCAGCCACTCCCTAAGAAGCTTAAGCTCCTCAAAGGAGCCTAAATTAGACCAGAAAAATGTGAAGGCTGGATGAAGTGGAACACCAACGTTCAACGAAAGGGCTACAGCTTCTTTGCATGTTGGCTTATTCGCAAACGGGTTTTCCAGAAAACCTTTAAGCCTCTCGACGGATATTCCGGTGGCAACAGCTGCCCTTTCAAAATCCCCTCCAAACCTTTCGGTAATGGCTTTTCTTAAATCTTCAACCCACCACTCTTCGACATAACCAGCGGGAACAAGACTCTTACCTTGATAGAGAAAATCTCCAAAGCTTACAAGAATGTCGCCCAAGAATAGAATTTTCTCAATTCTATCTCTCACATAACTGAAGTTTTCCATGGTAACACGAACAACTGAGCCGTCTCTCAATTTTACTATTGGCGGCTCCAAAGCGTCAACAGGCACGGCGATGCCACCTTTCCCCGGAAGCTCCAAACGGAGTTGGGTGCCCACCGCGATGAAGCCTTGAAGGACAAGCATTGTGGCTGGGTGAATGCCCACTGCGGTTAATCCTGTGTTTCTAGCCCTCCCATAGCGTAGGCGGAAACCACCACGTTTAGCTGGAAACGAAAATATTGGACGCCCAGCGACGATGTCGTCCATGAAACCAGCAGACTTCTTTTCAGACATCTTCCGAATTTCCTTAAGCCAATCCCAGCCTTGAATGCCCAATTTTTCCACAATAGCCCAAACCTTTGAAGCCCGCCCAACAATTCCATCGTTAACAACACGGAGCGCCCCGCCCCGAACCCTATTGGTTTCAATACGTGGCAGGTTTCTGTAAGAGGAAACTTCCACCGGGTCGGACTCTGTGCCGGTAACCTCCACTGGCAACCAGTGGAGCGCCCTACGCAGCTCTTCATCTGAAACGTGATATTGAAAGCGGCTTACACTACGCTCGTAAAGTCTAACTTCTTCAATGAAGCGGGCAATCTCCTCCTCTGTGGGCTTATAACGGTCAAGCCCAAGAATCCTGCGAATAAAGTCGCCAATGATAAGTGTGAGCGCTTGGTCGGTGCCGCCAGCAGAGCGAATGGGACCAGCGAAGTAAATGGCCAAATACTTTGACCTGTCATGGTTGGTTTTGATTTTGACCTGCGCAACACCTTGTATTGGGGCGGCGGTAACTCCTTCCGTTAGGATAGCCAAGGCTGTGCGTATGGCTTGTTCAGCAGCAGCCTCAGGCTCTAAATGCCCAAACTTTCCATAAACAATTTCCTCGGCGATTTTGAAGGCAAGCTCTTCCCTTGAAAGTTTAGTGCTTAACTCCCGTATCCTTTCCGCAACACCCCTTGGACCCACAAGACCTTCAACAAGGTCAGCCATATCCCTTGCAACTATGCACTCTGGCTTATATTCTGGATCAAAACCCTTCTCCCTGGCTTTGGCGGCTATGCTGTACAACTGTTCAAGCTGCTTTTCTAAAGCCTCAACATACCTCTCATAGGATTTGCTCATCTGAATGCCCAATCAACCACTCGTACCCATTTTACGGGTGGATGCATATTTTTGTTTTCTAACACGTAAAAGGCAAAGCCTCCATTATCTTAAAGCGTCAAAGCCATCGAGTTTTATACAAGAAACTGCAACACTAAGTGAGATCACGCTTTACAGCTCTTTAAGCCCTCGACAATCTCCGAAACTTTGTCCTTAACTTGTCCGTTTTCAACAACATTGCCGGTAACAATAATATCGGCACCCGCTGACGCTGCTGCCAGCGCCTGCGTTCTTGTCCTTATTCCCCCACCAACAATTAAAGGAATATCTATGCTCTTCTTTACAGCGTGGATCATTTCTTTTGGAACCGGCTTTCTAGCGCCGGAGCCAGCCTCAAGGTATATGAAGCGCATGCCCAGATACTGCCCTGCTAAAGCATGGGCAACAGCCAATTCTGGCTTGTCATAGGGTATTGGAACAGCCTTCCCAACAATTCCGGCGGTTCCACCCTCGCCAACAATAATATAGCCCAGCGGGATTGGCTCAAGGTTGTATCGCTTGATTAGGGGCGCACCTAAAACCTGCGCGCCTATTATAAAGTATGGGTCGAGAGAGTTTAAGAGAGACATGAACCATATAGCGTCTGCGTAACGGCTTATACTTGTGACATTGTTGGGAAACAGTATTACGGGTACATCCACGGCGCGTTTAACGGTTTTAACAACGGCGTCAAGATGTTTAGCCGAAATAAAGGTGGAACCTCCTATCATTATCGCCGATGTTCCACTTGCCCTAGCTTTTCTGGCAATTGCTGAGGCTTGGGAGGGCGTAACCTTTTCAGGATCTATGAGGGTTATGTGAATTGACCCTTCCGAACTGATTTTATCGAGCAAATATTTTTCAACAGCTCCTATCAAGGCGTTAACCATCCTTCTTCTATGATGGTTCCTTAATTTCTGGGGCGGGCAGTTTTCTGGCACCACCGTAAATTTTGTCGGTGAACATGCAGTAAACGTCTATCTCGCCGAGAGCACCCCCAACTGAAAACGCCTCTTTTGCGCCGCAGTTGCCACAGCTCACAACAGCTCTTCCTTCATCTCGGAACATCTCAACACGAACCGACGCCTTTCCACAGATGGGGCAAGAGAAGATTTTTGGCAAACGTTTCTTTGGAATGCGGACAACTTTCCTCCTTCTACGCCCCATATGTCAATCCTTCACACGTGTGTTTAAGGCTACCCTATTCATTATCCCATCTTCGTCCTTAAATACTTGCCTAATCCCATAAACATTGAGGATGACACCCCTTGAAACTGGCACCATCAGTTTTGGAGCTGGACTGGGCGGAAGTAGAGGCGAAAATTACACGCTTCATAAGGGATTATGTGGAAAAGGCGAATGCCAAAGGCATAGTTTTAGGACTTTCTGGTGGAATAGACAGCAGCACGGTGGCGGCGCTTTCTGCAAAAGCCATCGGAGGAAACAAAGTTTTAGGGCTTATGCTCCCCGAAAAGGAAACATACAATCCTAAAGACATGGAACACGCAAAGCTTGTTGCGGAAAAGTTCGGACTAAAAACAGAAATCATAGACATCACGCCAGCATTAGAGGCAATTCAAAAGACAATACCAATCTTTGATGATGAAGACAAACTTTCCAAGGGCAACATAAAAGCACGAGCACGCATGCTCTACCTTTACTATTACGCCAACAAACTAAACCTAATAGTGTGCGGGAGCTCTGACAAATCAGAAACAATGATGGGCTACTTCACAAAATGGGGAGACGTGGCAGCCGACATATCCCCAATAATGGACTTGTACAAAACCCAAGTGCAAAAGCTTGCAAGGCATATTGGCATACCAAAAGAAATCGTGGAAAAACCACCATCACCAACATTGTGGCCTGGACAAACAGCAGAACAAGAACTCGGGATAAAATATGAAACGTTAGACCTCATCCTGTATGGGCTTGAACATTTCATGAAAACAGAGGAAATAGCAGAACAGATGTGCCTACAAAAAGACTTGGTGGAAAGGGTGAAAGAGCGCTGGCTAAAAATGGAACATAAGAGAAGGATGCCCTTAACAACAAAACTTCAATATAGAACCGTTGGATTTGACTTTAGAATACCATTCACACAATAAGGAAGGAAGACTGTGAAGAAAAAATTCCTGACAGCCCTTGCCCAAATAAGCTGCCAGAGGGGAAACAAACAGGCAAATATACAAAAAATCGAAGAATACGTTGCCAAAGCAAAGCAAAAAGGAGCAGACCTCGTTATTTTCCCCGAACTCTCGCTGACGGGATACATTATAAGGGACGAACTTTTCGAACTAGCGGAAAAAATCCCGGGACCATCAACAAAAGCCATTGAAAAAATCGCAAGAAAACATGAAACCCACATAGTTTTTGGAATGCCGGAACTCAGCGGAAAAACACAAGCAACAATTTATAACACAGCGATCCTTGTTGGACCGGAAGGCTACATTGGGAAATACAGGAAGATGCACCTCCCAACCCACAGCGTTTTCGAGGAGAAAAGGTATTTTAGGCCCGGCTATCAGGCGGAAGTGTTTGAAACGGATATTGGGAAGATTGGGCTAATCATATGCTATGACATATTCTTCCCGGAAGTATGTCGGCTAACACGGTTAGAAGGCGCCCAAATGATCGTTTGCATCTCGGCCTCCCCAGCTGTCCGCAAGGCATTCTTTGAAACCCTAACGGTTGCAAGGGCTATTGAGAATACAGCGTTCCTAGCGTATGTTAATCTTGTGGGCGTAGAGGACGGATTACAGTTCTGGGGTGGAAGCAGGCTAATAGCCCCAAACGGGAAAATCATTGCAAAAGCAAAGTATGATGAGGAGGATCTTGTGGTGGGCGAAGTGGACTATGCGGACATAAAGCCAGTGGAAGCCTTCGTCCCAATATTGAAAGATTTGCGTCCAGAACTCTTCGATAAGTTAAAAGAAAAGGCGGAAGGACTTTAAAGGGAGCCCTTAAGTCTTCCTACGGCCTTCTCTATGCGGTTGAACGCTTCCTCCAGTTGTTCGTAAGCTGCAGCATAGGAAATTCTAATGTAGCCTTCACCATAAGAACCAAAAGCAGAGCCTGGAACGGTGGCTACATGAGCCTCCTTAAGCAAAAACTGGGCAAACTCCTCTGAAGACATGCCAAAGGCCTTTATGCTTGGGAACATGTAAAAGGCACCCTTTGGAAGGGTGCAGCTAAATCCTTCAATTTCATTCAGCCTTTTAAAAACAAAGCGCCTTCGCCTATCAAACTCAGTCACCATTTCCTTAACAAAGTCTTGCGGCCCTTTTAGAGCTGCTAATGCAGTATACTGTGCAAAGGTATCCACACAAGCAACAAAATACTGGTGACAAAGCCAGAGGGGGGCTATAAGCTCCTTAGGCCCATAAACATAGCCAACCCTCAAGCCTGTCATAGCGTACGTTTTTGAAAATGAGTTTACAACTAATGTGCGCTCCCACATCCCTGGAAAAGTCGCCAGGCAATAGTGCTTTTCGCCATCGTAGATTATTTTTTCGTAAACTTCATCGGAAATCACAATCAAATCACGCTCAACAGCAATTTTTGCTAATGATGCAAGTTCATCGTATGAGAGAACTGTTCCGGTTGGATTGTTCGGATAGTTCAAAATCATGACACGCGATTTTTCCGTGATTAGTGATGTCACATCATCAATAGAGGGCCTAAACCCACTCCTTTCTAAAAGAGGGACCGAAACAGGAACACCACCAGCCAGTCTAACGCTAGGCTCATAGCAGACGAACCCGGGGTTAGGTATTAAAACTTCATCGCCCGGATTAACCAGCGCCAACAACGCAAGGGAAATTGCCTCAATCCCGCCAACCGTGACCAGTATTTCAGAGTTCGAGTCATATTTAAGGCCATATTCTTCATATGCCTTCTCTGCTAAAGCCTCCCGAAGTTCCGGAATTCCATTGGTCGGAGCATAATGAGTTTTACCAGCTAATGCAGCCTTCCAGCCTTCCTCTAGGGCATGCGCTGGTGGAGTAAAATCCGGCTCTCCGACACTTAAATTAATAACGTCGGGAAGTTCTTGGGCCGCGGCAAAAAATCGGCGAATTCCAGAGGGTTTTATGCCTTTTAGGCGTTCAGCCGCCTTAAAGTACAATGGCAAACGCGCTCCTCTTTACGTGTTATGAGGGGTTAACATATAATAGTTGCGACCTTAAAGACGGTGTTTTAATGTTAAGCGCAACTATTTTTAATAGCATTGTATACAAAAGTGTATTCAACAGGCATAAGCGGTGGAAGTAGAGTAGAAATGTTAAAAAACAGTATTCAATTATGGTTAAAAAAGTCTTTAGAAGACCCTATAGTCAAAATACTGGCAAAAAACAGCCACTTAACAAAAACTCAACTAGAAACACTGCTCATAGACATTTTAGCCGAAAATATTGCAGGAAAACCGTTAAAATACGATGAAAAAGCCAGATTACGGCTAACAAAGGCAAAAATAAGCCGCGGATCCTTCAACAGAACCCTAAAACAAGCGCAAGAAAATGTGATTAAGGCAATATATACGGTACTGCTTTTAGGGTATCTAGGAATTTTCGAAAGCACAACTCTTGACCAGTATATTGAAATTTCAAACAAACTGCAGGAATATATAGAAGCCCACAAAGAGTTGCCAAACACAGCGGAAAAACCAGAAGAGCAAATAAAATTCCTTAAAATGCTAAGAGAGGAACTTGAAAGCAGCCTAAAAATGCTCTCAAATCCGTCGGAAGGCTTTGCGTGACATCACAAATCACACAAACTTAGCAAGATGCTTCTTGATCACGTGAAAGAAAGACATCAAAATAGGGTGCTAAGCCGGCAAAAAGGCCAAAAAAGGGCATTTTTCTTTTGCACAGATATCTTCTCGTCGTCCATGACTCGTGACATGTGATGTCATAAATTTTCCATAAACCGCAACTCTTAAATGTTCTTTACTGTTTAAAACTGTGATATGTGATGTAACATGGTTAAGTTATCACAGGGTGTTACAGAAAAGTCACGAGGTGCATCACATGATTGACCTTTTGATCGTTTTCTCCTTTGTTTTTTTAGTTGTGGCTGTTGGCGCTGCTGTCGAGTATTATAGGAATCTAGTTAGAATTAGGAAGGAATATGAAAAAGCTAAGGAAGCATTCAACGATATAATCTTGAGCTTTAGTAGGGAGCTTAAACGTGCAACAGAGAGTTTACAAGCAGTTTCTTATAAAGTTGAGGTCGCCTCTTCAAAGGGCGGCGACGCATTAAGGGCTGTTAAAGAGCTGGAGAATCAGTTAAAACTTTTAGAGAGCAAAGCAAGGGAGCTGCTTGAAGATAGGGAACGAATGCTGATGAGATTAAGTGATGTGGAAAAGCAGACACGTGACATCACTGAATCACATAAGGAAATCCTCGCTAAAGTTTCAGTTATTGAGGAGAAAACTCAAAAAGTGACGGCCTCTTCCGAACTGGGGGTTGAAACAGCCATACCCATAAGGAGGGAAAAAGCATTAGCCCAACTAACAGAAACGGAGCTAGCTGTGCTGGAGATGTTGGCTGCTGAGGGCCCTAAAACAGCTCCGGAAATTAAGGAAAGAATCAGGCTGAGCCGGGAACATACGGCCAGGCTTATGAAGAAGCTTTACGAGGAAGGCTATTTAGAAAGGGATTCAAACAAAATCCCCTTCAAGTATAGTTTAAAGAAGGAAATGGAGAGGCTTTTGAAAAAGGCTGAGACTGAAGCTGCCTAAAAAGGCATCAACCCTCATTTGAAATACGATGCTTCACCAGAACATGTGGGGGGCTAGGTGCAATTCTATATTTGAGACGATTGGAAGCGCCAGCCTTTATGAGCATTCCCTTATTAGCCATTCTTGAAAGGTAAGTGGCCACCGTGCTGAGACTTATGGGTTCATTAAACTCTTGCTCGTAAGCCAATTGAACCTCTTTTGATGTAAACCAAACTATTGGAAAATGCTTCTGGAGAACAGCCAACAATTTATCATATTTTGACTTCTCAACAGCCACAATATCAACACCAGAATTGGCCCCACCTGGTGTGACTCCCCCTAACAACTCCACTAAGTCTAATAGGCGAAGGGCCTTATCTCGTGTGATCTGTCCCTCAAAGGCTATGCTATATTTATTGCCCTCACTATCAAATACTTCGATCCGCATTTTCCTCGCTGGCACTATTGATGGCACCTGTAAATTCTTTTCACAAGTTTGCACTTCACAAAATATAGCTATTACGGTGAAATTTAAAAGTTAAAAAGTCTCATTTTAAACTGAAAACAACGTGAGAGGCTCAATTTCCAAAGATTTTGAATCACGTAGTTCACAGAAAAACTCTCTTGCGCAAAACAGAAAAAACTAGTCTAAACTTGGTATTTCCAATAGAAATGAGGGGGTGGCATTTTCACAGAGAAGAAACACAAAAATAGCAACATTACTGAAACTAAGGAAAATAAAACAACATAATCAGCTAAACTTCACAAGGTTTTCACAAACTGTAAACAAAAAATAGTCATATAATTCACCACTTTTCATCATAAATGGTGCACAAAGGAAACGATACTAGCATGTGTGTTTAGCTTTAAGGGTGAAAGGTAGGCGGAGATACCCCATAGTTTCTACTGGAAAACATGTTTGAAGCCAAGATTTCAAGCCAAAGGTTTGATGTTAAACATTTTCAGTTTAGGTATAAAAACTTCTACGGGAATTTTTTTAATTTCTTTACTAAACTAACCTTTCAGAGTATTTTCTTTTCCCAGAAAGAAACAGTAACCTCATAATAAGTAACTTAAGAGTTTTCCAAAAGAAATCGAGGGGTGTCCCTCCTTTCTGGAGCAATGACAGCCATCCGTTTTTAAGATTTTTCTGCTGCTTATTCACTTTTCTGTATGACATGCCTTATCTTAATACTCTTAATGTAGAGGGCGTACACGCTTTGCACAAAAGTTGCATGTAGGAGGAAGGGGAAACCCATGACGGACGTTGGTATACTCGACGAGGTGTTTAATAGATTTTGTAATGCAGTGGGTGTGTTTAGGGATCGAGAGGTTCTTCGTCATGATTATTTGCCTGAAAGGCTTCCCCATCGTGAAGATCAAATTCGGAGGCTTGGGGAGGCCATAGCGCCAGTTTTAAAGGGTGCACGCTGTTCTAATATCTTTGTTTATGGAAAAACGGGGACTGGCAAAACGGCTGTGACAAAGTATGTTTTAAGCCGCTTGGAAGCAAAAGCCAAAGAGATTGGGGCGCCGGTGAGTTTCTGTTATGTTAACTGCCGCTTGGCTGGGACGGAGTACCGGGTTCTTGCAAGCCTATGTCAGAGCGTTAACTTAACAGTTCCGTTCACTGGACTATCTTTGGGCGAGGTTTTTGATCGGTTTAAGCAGGGTTTGGATACGGCTAAAAGAATATTGATTATAGCCCTTGATGAGGTGGACGCCATAGTAAAAGTAAGAAGCGACATTCTCCTCTACGAACTTACAAGAATTAATGAGACACTGACCCGCAGCAAAGTCTCTATAATCGGAATTTCCAACGACTTACGCCTAAAAGAGTTCTTGGACCCCCGTGTTTTAAGTTCGTTAAGTGAAGAAGAAATAGTTTTTAGGCCCTACAATGCAGCTGAGCTGCGGAATATTTTGGCTGAGCGGGCGCAGATGGCCTTTCATGAAGGAGCCCTCAGTGAAGGAGCTCTTAGCCTTTGTGCGGCTTTGGCTGCTGCTGAACATGGTGATGCTCGAAGGGCCTTGGACTTGCTTAGGGTTGCCGGGGAGGTTGCAGAGCGGAGGGCTGCTAGCACTGTTACTGAGGAGCATGTTCGTGAGGCTGAGAGGCTTATAGAACATAATAGAGTTATTGATGCCTTAGCGAATTTGACCTTACACTCGAAGCTTGTAATGTTGAGCGTCTACCATCTTGTTAGGGCGAATGGTTACCGTGCAGTAACTGGCGAAATATATGAGGTATACAATGAGCTCTGCAGTGAATTGGCTGTGACACCTCTAACGCAAAGACGCGTAAGCACTTTGGTCAACGAGCTTGACGCTTTGGGACTATTGAACGCACAGGTTGTAAGTATGGGGCGTTATGGACGTACGAAAAAAATCCGCATGGAGGTGACACGCACCCTTATTAAAGAAGCCTTCTCTAATGACAGTAGGCTCGGACGCTTGATCGATTATGAGCCCAAATGCCTTTCAAAGGATGCGGGTAGTAGGAATTGAAGATGGAAGCTTTGTAAAAGGTGTTAATAGAAAGGCTCTTTTAGCCGCCGCTCTTTTCAAGGGCTTTAAAATTGAGGATGTGGCTTTCGAGTGGATAGCCGTTGATGGCTTCAATGCGACGGAAAAAGTCATGGGCCTCCTTAAGCAATGGGACTTTGAGGCTGTTATGCTTGCTGGGGTGTCCTTTGCCGGTTTTAACATTATAGATCCTTTAGTTCTCTGTGAAAAGTTTCGGAAACCCGTTATTGTTGTGGCAAGGACGAAGCCCGATAATAGGGCGGTAA
This window harbors:
- a CDS encoding geranylgeranylglyceryl/heptaprenylglyceryl phosphate synthase — encoded protein: MIGAVEKYLLDKISSEGSIHITLIDPEKVTPSQASAIARKARASGTSAIMIGGSTFISAKHLDAVVKTVKRAVDVPVILFPNNVTSISRYADAIWFMSLLNSLDPYFIIGAQVLGAPLIKRYNLEPIPLGYIIVGEGGTAGIVGKAVPIPYDKPELAVAHALAGQYLGMRFIYLEAGSGARKPVPKEMIHAVKKSIDIPLIVGGGIRTRTQALAAASAGADIIVTGNVVENGQVKDKVSEIVEGLKSCKA
- a CDS encoding NAD+ synthase, producing the protein MKLAPSVLELDWAEVEAKITRFIRDYVEKANAKGIVLGLSGGIDSSTVAALSAKAIGGNKVLGLMLPEKETYNPKDMEHAKLVAEKFGLKTEIIDITPALEAIQKTIPIFDDEDKLSKGNIKARARMLYLYYYANKLNLIVCGSSDKSETMMGYFTKWGDVAADISPIMDLYKTQVQKLARHIGIPKEIVEKPPSPTLWPGQTAEQELGIKYETLDLILYGLEHFMKTEEIAEQMCLQKDLVERVKERWLKMEHKRRMPLTTKLQYRTVGFDFRIPFTQ
- a CDS encoding carbon-nitrogen hydrolase family protein: MKKKFLTALAQISCQRGNKQANIQKIEEYVAKAKQKGADLVIFPELSLTGYIIRDELFELAEKIPGPSTKAIEKIARKHETHIVFGMPELSGKTQATIYNTAILVGPEGYIGKYRKMHLPTHSVFEEKRYFRPGYQAEVFETDIGKIGLIICYDIFFPEVCRLTRLEGAQMIVCISASPAVRKAFFETLTVARAIENTAFLAYVNLVGVEDGLQFWGGSRLIAPNGKIIAKAKYDEEDLVVGEVDYADIKPVEAFVPILKDLRPELFDKLKEKAEGL
- a CDS encoding pyridoxal phosphate-dependent aminotransferase, with amino-acid sequence MPLYFKAAERLKGIKPSGIRRFFAAAQELPDVINLSVGEPDFTPPAHALEEGWKAALAGKTHYAPTNGIPELREALAEKAYEEYGLKYDSNSEILVTVGGIEAISLALLALVNPGDEVLIPNPGFVCYEPSVRLAGGVPVSVPLLERSGFRPSIDDVTSLITEKSRVMILNYPNNPTGTVLSYDELASLAKIAVERDLIVISDEVYEKIIYDGEKHYCLATFPGMWERTLVVNSFSKTYAMTGLRVGYVYGPKELIAPLWLCHQYFVACVDTFAQYTALAALKGPQDFVKEMVTEFDRRRRFVFKRLNEIEGFSCTLPKGAFYMFPSIKAFGMSSEEFAQFLLKEAHVATVPGSAFGSYGEGYIRISYAAAYEQLEEAFNRIEKAVGRLKGSL
- a CDS encoding MarR family transcriptional regulator yields the protein MIDLLIVFSFVFLVVAVGAAVEYYRNLVRIRKEYEKAKEAFNDIILSFSRELKRATESLQAVSYKVEVASSKGGDALRAVKELENQLKLLESKARELLEDRERMLMRLSDVEKQTRDITESHKEILAKVSVIEEKTQKVTASSELGVETAIPIRREKALAQLTETELAVLEMLAAEGPKTAPEIKERIRLSREHTARLMKKLYEEGYLERDSNKIPFKYSLKKEMERLLKKAETEAA
- a CDS encoding ORC1-type DNA replication protein, with the translated sequence MTDVGILDEVFNRFCNAVGVFRDREVLRHDYLPERLPHREDQIRRLGEAIAPVLKGARCSNIFVYGKTGTGKTAVTKYVLSRLEAKAKEIGAPVSFCYVNCRLAGTEYRVLASLCQSVNLTVPFTGLSLGEVFDRFKQGLDTAKRILIIALDEVDAIVKVRSDILLYELTRINETLTRSKVSIIGISNDLRLKEFLDPRVLSSLSEEEIVFRPYNAAELRNILAERAQMAFHEGALSEGALSLCAALAAAEHGDARRALDLLRVAGEVAERRAASTVTEEHVREAERLIEHNRVIDALANLTLHSKLVMLSVYHLVRANGYRAVTGEIYEVYNELCSELAVTPLTQRRVSTLVNELDALGLLNAQVVSMGRYGRTKKIRMEVTRTLIKEAFSNDSRLGRLIDYEPKCLSKDAGSRN
- a CDS encoding DUF99 family protein yields the protein MRVVGIEDGSFVKGVNRKALLAAALFKGFKIEDVAFEWIAVDGFNATEKVMGLLKQWDFEAVMLAGVSFAGFNIIDPLVLCEKFRKPVIVVARTKPDNRAVKRALIRHFKDWRERWKVFERLGPIHEVKVLDGEPPLYFEVVGAKPEWAIRLIVGVTVCGRVPEPLRVVRLIARGLS